The DNA region GCCAGCTCTTTCAGCGCTTCGTCTTTAAAGGAGAGGCGGGGCTGATAGCGGTTTGCCACGATGTCCGCAAGCGGTATTTCGCTCACGCGGGGGGCGTTCATTTTTCCCTGATCGGGCAGGAGGGCCGAAAGCCCCTTGCCGAGCGCTTTTCTGTGAATCATCGGGTTTATTAATGCTCCGTTACGGCGAGGCCGCTGTTTTTCAGCGCTTCGAAATAGCTTTTTCTGCGGGTGATGATCTCCCGCGCGAGATCAACATAGGCATCGGCGCCTTTTGATTTCGTATCGTAGAGTGAAATCGGCAGGCCGTGGCTGGGCGCCTCGGAAAGCCTGATGTTCCGGGGAATCACAGTTTCAAAAACATGGCTGGTGAAATTCTTCTTTATTTCGTCAATCACCTGGTTGGAAAGCGAAGTCCGCTTGTCATACATGGTGAAAAGCAGCCCCTCTATCTCCAGCGACGGGTTGTAAGAATCGCGTATCCTATTGATAGTATTCATCAATTTGCCAAGACCTTCAAGCGCGAAGTACTCCGTCTGCAGCGGGATGAGAACGGAATCGGAGGCTACCAGCGCGTTGATGGTAAGGAAGCCGAGCGCCGGCGGACAGTCTATAAGGATAAAATCGAATTTGTCCCGCAGGGTATTGAGTATCCCCTTCAGGCGGTAGTGGGCGTTTGCGTAGGTGGAAAGCTCGATCTCCGCCGCGGCGAGGTTGATATCCGAAGAGAGGACATGGAGGTTGTCCACGATGGTCGGCTTGATGCAGCCGTTGTCGGCATTTTCTTCGACAAGGGCGGTATAAATGGTGTTTTCCGCGTTTGGATCAAGGCCCAGGCCAGAGGTTGTATTTGCCTGCGGGTCGATATCTATGATGAGGGTTCTTTTTCCCGACAAGGCGAGGCAAGCGCCGAGGTTGATGGCGGTGGTTGTTTTGCCAACCCCGCCCTTCTGATTGGAAATTGCTATGGTGAGCATTGGTGAGAAGTGTAGCAGGTGGGCATGGGCGCGGCAAGCTGAAATTGTGCTTTGAGATTTTCCCCCTCATTGATCCTCTTGCCCGGTAGAGGCGACATTCTTGTCGCCTAAGCAAAATCGGCGGCAGGACAGCGGGAGCAAGCTATGGAATTCGGGATAAATGTTCCACGTGGAACATTGTTTTGAGAATCAAAGGGATTGTTCCACGTGGAACAATTCTGGGGTGGTCATGCAAGCAGGTATATCGTCAGGCCAATGATGAAATAAGGCATATCAAGGAAGAAATCGAACTTGGCGGAATGGATCCAAACCTTATTTTCGTTATAGTAAACAAAGCCGAGCAGGTAGGCCACACCCAGCAGATACGCTGCCATGAGGGATCCCCTGCTCCCCATCAACAGATCGATTATGCAGATAATGGAAATTCCTAATAGTACGCCGTACAGGGTCTTTTTCGCGTGTTCTTTTCCCACCA from Nitrospinota bacterium includes:
- a CDS encoding ParA family protein, which gives rise to MLTIAISNQKGGVGKTTTAINLGACLALSGKRTLIIDIDPQANTTSGLGLDPNAENTIYTALVEENADNGCIKPTIVDNLHVLSSDINLAAAEIELSTYANAHYRLKGILNTLRDKFDFILIDCPPALGFLTINALVASDSVLIPLQTEYFALEGLGKLMNTINRIRDSYNPSLEIEGLLFTMYDKRTSLSNQVIDEIKKNFTSHVFETVIPRNIRLSEAPSHGLPISLYDTKSKGADAYVDLAREIITRRKSYFEALKNSGLAVTEH